A stretch of the Lytechinus variegatus isolate NC3 chromosome 5, Lvar_3.0, whole genome shotgun sequence genome encodes the following:
- the LOC121415547 gene encoding uncharacterized protein LOC121415547, which yields MATVVRSMTSDEIYDICIIGAGLTGSAAARWTSSLQKNAKVCLIGPNEPMEHEWNDPSRTIFGAHYDQGRIVSEVTTSQSTMHDSWMILANRSIRSYKEIEKESGINFFNEVGNVFISSERTVDELLNKCPKILKRYVSNDLSSAISSFKTLDDEMAAIFESSHAGYINPRAYIAANKLLASKNGCEMIEDVVTEIRDNTDNGGKVGEREELHRRHQVIRTKSGCVIRASRVLLCPGAFANTEHILPNGVEIDISTTTETCVLVEVQDKDVERLSSLPCFGLKMKDRRDRRNSYCMPAMKYPDGKYYMKVGHGLDLNRPLVSNDDVTAWYKQQGNISDSSQDLDSLVSRLFTCLKDFQPKSLGVIRCVITSTPTGRFYCDMVTPNLGVIVGGNGLGATVADEVGKMGALMIAKGSWDHDLPPELFQLRYK from the exons ATGGCTACTGTGGTAAGATCTATGACATCTGATGAGATCTATGATATATGTATCATCGGGGCTGGATTGACCGGATCAGCGGCTGCAAGGTGGACGTCGTCTCTGCAGAAGAACGCAAAAGTTTGtctgattggaccaaatgaaccAATGGAACAC GAATGGAATGATCCATCTCGTACGATATTCGGCGCTCACTACGACCAAGGCCGCATCGTAAGCGAAGTCACTACCAGTCAAAGTACAATGCACGATTCTTGGATGATCCTTGCTAATAGATCCATACGCAGCTACAAGGAGATTGAGAAAGAATCGG GAATTAATTTCTTTAACGAAGTCGGCAATGTATTCATCTCATCTGAAAGGACTGTTGATGAACTCTTGAATAAATGTCCCAAGATCTTAAAACGCTATGTAAGTAATGATCTGTCGAGTGCAATATCGAGCTTCAAAACACTGGATGACGAAATGGCTGCCATCTTTGAAAGTTCCCATGCTGGTTATATAAATCCGCGGGCCTATATCGCTGCTAACAAACTTTTGGCATCGAAAAATGGATGTGAGATGATCGAAGATGTGGTTACTGAAATCAGAGACAATACAGACAACGGCGGGAAAGTCGGTGAAAGAGAAGAACTCCACAGACGACATCAGGTAATCAGAACGAAAAGCGGATGTGTGATTCGCGCCAGTCGCGTCCTCCTGTGCCCTGGAGCGTTTGCGAACACCGAACATATTCTCCCGAATGGAGTGGAGATCGATATCTCGACGACCACGGAGACATGTGTACTGGTGGAGGTCCAAGACAAGGACGTCGAGCGTCTGTCATCCCTGCCATGTTttggtttgaaaatgaaagacagGAGAGATCGAAGGAATTCCTATTGCATGCCTGCCATGAAATATCCAGACG GTAAATACTACATGAAGGTTGGTCATGGACTAGACTTAAATCGACCTCTTGTGAGCAATGATGACGTCACGGCTTGGTATAAACAGCAAGGGAATATTTCCGATTCTTCTCAAGATCTAGATAGTCTTGTGTCAAGGCTTTTCACTTGTTTAAAAG ACTTCCAACCAAAATCATTAGGGGTGATACGGTGTGTGATCACCTCTACGCCGACGGGGCGATTCTACTGCGATATGGTGACGCCGAATCTCGGTGTAATCGTCGGCGGAAACGGGCTCGGTGCGACTGTCGCAGACGAAGTCGGAAAGATGGGGGCATTGATGATTGCTAAGGGGTCATGGGACCATGATCTACCGCCAGAGCTCTTTCAGCTGCGGTATAAATAA
- the LOC121415548 gene encoding monomeric sarcosine oxidase-like has protein sequence MAARVQYDVCVVGAGPVGSAAARWLSTNPGIKLCLIGPLEPTEEELKDSSRTIFGSHYDEARIVSEVCSCRRDNTWPVVTRRSIDRFRDIERDSGINFYNEVGCVFKAPKEVTAKVYESLPPGTQAISYSPGGIENAFSYLKSDGFHSIHESTKGGYVNPRKYITANKKIAKRNGCDIVDEVVCDVEEKRQPGVGSFIHLTTKSHAMITARKVLLCTGGFINFERLIPNPGLEIDIDPLTEMAVLIELTKEDAECLSKMPSILVHIPDAKDPRNSYILPPVIYPNGKYYLKVGHDYDLNQPIRSKQEVASWYRDQGQDRLEDFKSIYLRIYQSVSGFHPKSLKTMTCITTTTPSGQFYCDLITPAIGVAVGGNGGGVMVADEIGRTAARMILKGAWDSDLPQEEFRVRWRTRDGTTKSNL, from the exons ATGGCCGCCAGGGTCCAATACGATGTGTGTGTTGTTGGTGCTGGTCCTGTCGGATCTGCAGCGGCAAGATGGCTGTCCACCAACCCGGGTATTAAATTATGTCTCATTGGCCCACTGGAACCAACTGAAGAG GAATTAAAAGATTCATCACGGACTATCTTTGGCTCTCACTATGACGAGGCTCGAATAGTAAGTGAGGTGTGTTCTTGTAGACGAGATAACACATGGCCTGTTGTTACCAGGAGATCAATCGACAGATTTAGAGACATCGAGCGGGACTCAG GAATCAACTTCTATAACGAAGTAGGCTGTGTATTCAAGGCACCTAAAGAAGTAACTGCTAAGGTCTACGAATCGCTGCCACCAGGAACTCAAGCGATCTCTTATTCTCCCGGAGGTATTGAGAATGCCTTCTCATACCTTAAATCAGACGGTTTTCATTCCATTCACGAAAGCACCAAAGGTGGTTACGTGAATCCTCGAAAGTATATAACTGCCAACAAGAAAATAGCTAAACGCAACGGTTGCGACATCGTCGATGAAGTCGTCTGTGATGTTGAAGAAAAGCGGCAACCGGGAGTGGGTTCGTTTATACACCTGACCACCAAGAGCCATGCCATGATCACAGCTCGAAAGGTTCTTCTGTGCACGGGCGGGTTCATTAATTTTGAGCGTCTGATACCGAATCCTGGATTGGAAATAGACATCGACCCTTTGACAGAGATGGCAGTGCTGATTGAGCTAACGAAAGAAGATGCAGAATGTTTATCCAAGATGCCTTCTATTCTCGTGCACATACCGGATGCAAAGGATCCCAGGAATTCTTACATTCTCCCGCCAGTTATATACCCAAACG GGAAATACTACTTGAAAGTTGGTCACGACTACGATCTCAATCAGCCAATAAGATCAAAGCAAGAGGTCGCATCTTGGTACCGCGATCAAGGTCAGGATCGCCTTGAAGATTTCAAGAGCATCTATCTACGTATCTACCAGTCAGTTTCAG GGTTTCATCCAAAGTCCCTTAAAACCATGACATGCATCACCACCACGACCCCGTCAGGTCAGTTCTACTGCGACTTGATCACTCCAGCAATTGGGGTAGCAGTTGGTGGAAACGGTGGTGGTGTCATGGTGGCCGATGAGATTGGACGTACAGCAGCCAGGATGATCCTCAAGGGAGCCTGGGACTCAGATTTACCCCAAGAGGAATTCAGAGTCAGGTGGAGAACACGAGATGGCACCACAAAAAGTAATTTGTAG
- the LOC121415549 gene encoding nuclear cap-binding protein subunit 1-like isoform X2, with translation MSGSRRRRYRDDDEDMDTGHRSKRRRPDNAQIEERLESLITRVGEKSTSSLESNLEGLSGVLEADLPNYKAKIIKILCECAVALPEKITVYTTLVGLLNAKNFSFGDDFIEVLGKSMKDFMKNNEWSKARFVVRFFADLVNCHVIDVASLLSLYENFMAVTEEPDIPQVRSDWFVYSILSSLPWVGCSLDEKKGEELSKLMKSIEGYLGKRKKDHVPFLRVWHGENPHEQQDYLDSLWQQVSKLRRDQWLEKIIMRPYMAFHSILSESSVHNLPPFTPPPHIPDLTYPIPKVVFRMFDPTDAPDGPPLPGALSIERYLVEDQISSLITTYYKDRKECAAQLLNYHAKKQVPLNYVIVEVMFGQLFNLPQSPRIHVFYMSLFLELCKLQPGSLPQVLAQASEMLYERLEHMNLHSSDRFVNWFAHHLSNFQFRWSWEEWTDCLNVDVDLPKPKFVIEVLAKCLRLSYHQRIVESVPETYAPLLPNPPDPIYKYGQEGADSLPGYIVAQNLTDMIKKKASPEVIIEVLKDTPNPKDVDGMEDETSFNALKIDVFVQVLLHLGSKSFSHSFSALAKFLPVLKELAVNEESQIYILRVIKDIWRNHSQRIAVLVDKLLRTRVITCPAVANWLFSSYMSSSFTRMFVWEILHSTINTMNKHVKACETELEEARQSAKRPDDVRFVMVLGEHMVSSENKEEDFRTPWFIHAIQRLQQIFLVHYHQVVKYTTTLENLVFTTDTDPTILEVFTAFRSLHS, from the exons ATATGGATACTGGCCATAGGTCAAAACGACGAAGGCCAGACAATGCACAGATTGAAGAAAGATTGGAATCTTTGATCACCAGAGTTGGAGAGAAG agTACTTCATCGCTTGAGAGTAATTTGGAGGGACTTTCAGGGGTGTTAGAGGCCGATCTACCCAACTACAAAGCAAAGATTATCAAAATCTTGTGCGAATG CGCTGTTGCACTTCCAGAGAAGATCACTGTCTACACCACACTCGTGGGTCTTCTAAATGCCAAAAACTTCAGCTTTGGTGATGAT TTTATTGAAGTGCTGGGAAAGAGCATGAAAGACTTCATGAAGAACAACGAATGGAGTAAAGCAAGGTTTGTTGTGCGCTTCTTTGCTGATCTTGTAAACTGCCATGTCATAGATGTGGCCTCACTCCTTTCGCTCTATGAGAACTTTATGGCAGTCACCGAGGAGCCAGACATCCCTCAAGTGCGCTCTGATTGGTTTGTCTACTCTATCTTGAGCAGTTTACCATGG GTTGGATGTTCATTGGATgagaagaaaggagaagaaCTCAGCAAACTAATGAAGTCCATTGAAGGCTATTTAGGTAAAAGGAAAAAGGATCACGTTCCTTTCCTCCGGGTTTGGCATGGCGAGAATCCACACGAACAACAAGAT TATTTGGACAGTCTATGGCAGCAGGTCAGTAAACTCCGCAGGGACCAGTGGCTTGAGAAGATCATCATGCGCCCCTACATGGCCTTCCACTCCATCCTGTCGGAATCATCAGTGCACAACTTGCCCCCCTTCACACCCCCTCCTCACATCCCAGACCTGACATATCCCATCCCCAAGGTGGTCTTCAGGATGTTTGATCCAACAGATGCTCCAGAT GGACCACCTCTGCCAGGTGCACTTTCCATCGAGCGATACTTAGTGGAGGATCAGATCAGTTCACTCATTACCACTTACTACAAAGATAGGAAAGAATG TGCTGCTCAGTTGTTGAACTACCATGCCAAGAAGCAAGTACCTCTGAATTATGTCATTGTGGAGGTGATGTTTGGCCAACTCTTCAACCTCCCTCAGTCTCCACGGATCCATGTGTTCTACATGTCTCTCTTCCTGGAGCTATGCAAGCTCCAGCCTGGATCCCTTCCACAAGTT CTTGCTCAAGCCTCTGAGATGCTCTATGAGAGATTGGAGCACATGAACCTCCATTCTTCAGATAGATTTGTGAACTGGTTTGCACATCATCTCAGTAACTTCCAGTTCAGATGGAGTTGGGAAGAGTG gACTGATTGTCTGAATGTTGATGTTGATCTGCCAAAGCCTAAGTTTGTGATTGAGGTGCTAGCTAAATGTCTGAG actgTCGTATCATCAGCGCATTGTTGAGAGTGTTCCTGAGACCTATGCTCCTTTATTACCCAACCCACCTGACCCTATTTATAAGTATGGCCAGGAAGGAGCAG ACTCTCTACCAGGATACATTGTTGCACAGAACCTGACTGATATGATCAAGAAGAAAGCTTCACCTGAGGTCATCATTGAGGTTCTCAAAGACACACCTAATCCTAAAGATGTTGATGGCATGGAAG ACGAGACTAGCTTCAATGCTTTGAAGATTGATGTATTCGTTCAGGTACTCCTTCATCTTGGCTCTAAATCCTTCAGTCATTCCTTCAGTGCACTTGCCAA ATTTCTACCTGTGTTGAAAGAGCTTGCAGTGAATGAGGAGAGTCAGATCTATATCTTAAGGGTTATCAAAGACATCTGGAGGAATCACTCACAG AGGATTGCCGTCCTAGTGGACAAGCTCCTGCGTACCCGTGTGATTACTTGTCCCGCGGTGGCTAACTGGTTGTTCTCTTCCTACATGTCATCGAGCTTCACCAGGATGTTCGTATGGGAGATCCTTCATTCTACCATCAACACCATGAACAAACACGTCAAGGCATGTGAGACAGAGCTTGAGGAGGCTAGACAGAGTGCCAAGAGACCTGATGATGTG CGTTTTGTGATGGTGTTGGGAGAGCACATGGTATCCAGTGAGAACAAGGAAGAAGATTTCCGCACACCTTGGTTCATCCATGCTATACAGAGGTTACAACAAATATTTCTTGTG CATTACCATCAGGTCGTGAAGTACACTACAACCCTTGAGAACCTTGTTTTTACGACCGACACCGACCCAACTATTCTGGAGGTCTTTACAGCTTTCCGCTCTCTCCACTCATGA
- the LOC121415549 gene encoding nuclear cap-binding protein subunit 1-like isoform X1 — protein sequence MSGSRRRRYRDDDEDMDTGHRSKRRRPDNAQIEERLESLITRVGEKSTSSLESNLEGLSGVLEADLPNYKAKIIKILCECAVALPEKITVYTTLVGLLNAKNFSFGDDFIEVLGKSMKDFMKNNEWSKARFVVRFFADLVNCHVIDVASLLSLYENFMAVTEEPDIPQVRSDWFVYSILSSLPWVGCSLDEKKGEELSKLMKSIEGYLGKRKKDHVPFLRVWHGENPHEQQDYLDSLWQQVSKLRRDQWLEKIIMRPYMAFHSILSESSVHNLPPFTPPPHIPDLTYPIPKVVFRMFDPTDAPDGPPLPGALSIERYLVEDQISSLITTYYKDRKECAAQLLNYHAKKQVPLNYVIVEVMFGQLFNLPQSPRIHVFYMSLFLELCKLQPGSLPQVLAQASEMLYERLEHMNLHSSDRFVNWFAHHLSNFQFRWSWEEWTDCLNVDVDLPKPKFVIEVLAKCLRLSYHQRIVESVPETYAPLLPNPPDPIYKYGQEGADSLPGYIVAQNLTDMIKKKASPEVIIEVLKDTPNPKDVDGMEDETSFNALKIDVFVQVLLHLGSKSFSHSFSALAKFLPVLKELAVNEESQIYILRVIKDIWRNHSQRIAVLVDKLLRTRVITCPAVANWLFSSYMSSSFTRMFVWEILHSTINTMNKHVKACETELEEARQSAKRPDDVDMESDDEDRYDISKADSETKIDLLQEKLEGAQSEEKKLFLIIFQRFVMVLGEHMVSSENKEEDFRTPWFIHAIQRLQQIFLVHYHQVVKYTTTLENLVFTTDTDPTILEVFTAFRSLHS from the exons ATATGGATACTGGCCATAGGTCAAAACGACGAAGGCCAGACAATGCACAGATTGAAGAAAGATTGGAATCTTTGATCACCAGAGTTGGAGAGAAG agTACTTCATCGCTTGAGAGTAATTTGGAGGGACTTTCAGGGGTGTTAGAGGCCGATCTACCCAACTACAAAGCAAAGATTATCAAAATCTTGTGCGAATG CGCTGTTGCACTTCCAGAGAAGATCACTGTCTACACCACACTCGTGGGTCTTCTAAATGCCAAAAACTTCAGCTTTGGTGATGAT TTTATTGAAGTGCTGGGAAAGAGCATGAAAGACTTCATGAAGAACAACGAATGGAGTAAAGCAAGGTTTGTTGTGCGCTTCTTTGCTGATCTTGTAAACTGCCATGTCATAGATGTGGCCTCACTCCTTTCGCTCTATGAGAACTTTATGGCAGTCACCGAGGAGCCAGACATCCCTCAAGTGCGCTCTGATTGGTTTGTCTACTCTATCTTGAGCAGTTTACCATGG GTTGGATGTTCATTGGATgagaagaaaggagaagaaCTCAGCAAACTAATGAAGTCCATTGAAGGCTATTTAGGTAAAAGGAAAAAGGATCACGTTCCTTTCCTCCGGGTTTGGCATGGCGAGAATCCACACGAACAACAAGAT TATTTGGACAGTCTATGGCAGCAGGTCAGTAAACTCCGCAGGGACCAGTGGCTTGAGAAGATCATCATGCGCCCCTACATGGCCTTCCACTCCATCCTGTCGGAATCATCAGTGCACAACTTGCCCCCCTTCACACCCCCTCCTCACATCCCAGACCTGACATATCCCATCCCCAAGGTGGTCTTCAGGATGTTTGATCCAACAGATGCTCCAGAT GGACCACCTCTGCCAGGTGCACTTTCCATCGAGCGATACTTAGTGGAGGATCAGATCAGTTCACTCATTACCACTTACTACAAAGATAGGAAAGAATG TGCTGCTCAGTTGTTGAACTACCATGCCAAGAAGCAAGTACCTCTGAATTATGTCATTGTGGAGGTGATGTTTGGCCAACTCTTCAACCTCCCTCAGTCTCCACGGATCCATGTGTTCTACATGTCTCTCTTCCTGGAGCTATGCAAGCTCCAGCCTGGATCCCTTCCACAAGTT CTTGCTCAAGCCTCTGAGATGCTCTATGAGAGATTGGAGCACATGAACCTCCATTCTTCAGATAGATTTGTGAACTGGTTTGCACATCATCTCAGTAACTTCCAGTTCAGATGGAGTTGGGAAGAGTG gACTGATTGTCTGAATGTTGATGTTGATCTGCCAAAGCCTAAGTTTGTGATTGAGGTGCTAGCTAAATGTCTGAG actgTCGTATCATCAGCGCATTGTTGAGAGTGTTCCTGAGACCTATGCTCCTTTATTACCCAACCCACCTGACCCTATTTATAAGTATGGCCAGGAAGGAGCAG ACTCTCTACCAGGATACATTGTTGCACAGAACCTGACTGATATGATCAAGAAGAAAGCTTCACCTGAGGTCATCATTGAGGTTCTCAAAGACACACCTAATCCTAAAGATGTTGATGGCATGGAAG ACGAGACTAGCTTCAATGCTTTGAAGATTGATGTATTCGTTCAGGTACTCCTTCATCTTGGCTCTAAATCCTTCAGTCATTCCTTCAGTGCACTTGCCAA ATTTCTACCTGTGTTGAAAGAGCTTGCAGTGAATGAGGAGAGTCAGATCTATATCTTAAGGGTTATCAAAGACATCTGGAGGAATCACTCACAG AGGATTGCCGTCCTAGTGGACAAGCTCCTGCGTACCCGTGTGATTACTTGTCCCGCGGTGGCTAACTGGTTGTTCTCTTCCTACATGTCATCGAGCTTCACCAGGATGTTCGTATGGGAGATCCTTCATTCTACCATCAACACCATGAACAAACACGTCAAGGCATGTGAGACAGAGCTTGAGGAGGCTAGACAGAGTGCCAAGAGACCTGATGATGTG GATATGGagagtgatgatgaagatagatATGACATCTCTAAGGCTGATAGTGAGACTAAGATTGATCTACTCCAAGAGAAACTAGAAGGAGCACAGAGTGAAGAAAAGAAACTCTTCCTCATCATATTTCAG CGTTTTGTGATGGTGTTGGGAGAGCACATGGTATCCAGTGAGAACAAGGAAGAAGATTTCCGCACACCTTGGTTCATCCATGCTATACAGAGGTTACAACAAATATTTCTTGTG CATTACCATCAGGTCGTGAAGTACACTACAACCCTTGAGAACCTTGTTTTTACGACCGACACCGACCCAACTATTCTGGAGGTCTTTACAGCTTTCCGCTCTCTCCACTCATGA